From Bombyx mori chromosome 3, ASM3026992v2, the proteins below share one genomic window:
- the LOC101738711 gene encoding SET domain-containing protein SmydA-8 isoform X2 — MLLCIFCQKKRGKSDGRNKENILHSDKEEIEEVSTADEKKSLCYEIKYSDVMGRYIVAARDIKAGEIIIEEPALAVGPCTGCALICLGCYREIDENNINKCKNCKWPVCSGSCPGQGKYTGHSTYECETLRSIPPDYSKLEDLRDSYQALMPLRCLLLKKADPPKWQALSAMEAHNELRRARGDIWPTNEKNVVQRIKSWGLEYDPEEIHTVCGILEVNAFEVGGSGANARALYDRAYLLAHDCTPSTTHTDSERTPGRPITVRASIAHKAGDLISLCYAYTLQGTLKRREHIKHSKFFWCSCRRCADRAELGTSASAFRCPRCAGAVLPERPLQRDQPWACTRDHCHYTMPAAAVHLLLQRLTDEYDQIDANDVPGFENFLHKYRNVLLPSHYLCLSAKHSLSQLYGKVTDYMIHEMPDTELNRKIDICRDLMKVFDVIEPGYSRLRGVTLYELHAPLMILTTRDFEKKAITKESLRNRLKEIVQYLQESALILGFEPAHSSEGLMAAAARDALKKIKTWEQIIGKIS; from the exons ATGCTACTTTGTATATTCTGT CAAAAGAAGAGGGGCAAGAGCGATGGACGAAACAAGGAGAATATCTTGCATTCTGACAAAGAAGAAATAGAAGAAGTCTCAACAGCCGATGAGAAGAAAAGCCTATGTTATGAAATCAAATACTCTGATGTTATGGGCAG GTACATTGTGGCAGCAAGAGACATTAAAGCCGGAGAAATCATCATAGAGGAACCGGCTTTAGCTGTTGGACCTTGCACGGGCTGTGCTCTCATATGCCTCGGATGCTACAGGGAAATAgacgaaaataatattaacaa ATGCAAAAACTGCAAGTGGCCAGTTTGCAGTGGTTCGTGTCCCGGACAAGGAAAATACACAGGTCATTCGACTTACGAATGCGAAACGTTGCGAAGTATACCTCCAGACTACTCTAAGCTTGAAGACTTGAGGGATTCCTACCAAGCATTGATGCCGTTAAG ATGTCTACTTTTAAAGAAGGCAGATCCGCCGAAATGGCAGGCTTTATCAGCTATGGAAGCCCACAATGAGCTCCGACGGGCGAGAGGAGATATTTGGCCGACGAACGAGAAGAATGTAGTGCAAAGGATCAAGAGCTGGGGTCTGGAATACGATCCCGAGGAAATACACACTGTCTGTGGGATTTTAGAG GTTAATGCCTTCGAAGTGGGTGGTAGCGGGGCGAACGCTCGTGCTCTTTACGATCGAGCCTATCTCTTGGCCCACGACTGCACTCCCTCCACGACACACACGGACTCCGAGAGGACTCCGGGCAGACCTATAACCGTCAGAGCTTCAATAGCTCATAAAGCCGGAGACTTGATCTCTTTGTGTTACGCTTACACGCTGCAG GGTACACTAAAACGTCGTGAGCACATAAAGCACAGCAAGTTCTTCTGGTGCTCGTGCCGGCGGTGCGCGGACCGCGCCGAGCTCGGCACCTCCGCGTCCGCCTTCCGCTGTCCGCGGTGCGCGGGCGCCGTGCTACCAGAGCGGCCCCTGCAGCGCGACCAGCCCTGGGCCTGCACCCGCGACCACTGCCACTACACCATGCCGGCCGCCGCCGTGCACTTGCTGCTGCAGAG GCTCACAGACGAATACGACCAGATTGACGCGAACGACGTTCCTGGCTTCGAGAATTTCCTCCACAAGTACAGGAACGTGTTGCTGCCCAGTCATTACCTTTGTCTCTCGGCGAAGCACTCCCTCAGTCAGCTGTACGGAAAGGTCACAGACTACATGATACACGAGATGCCCGATACTGAACTGAACAGAAAAATAGATATATGCAGAGATCTGATGAAAGTGTTTGATGTAATCGAACCCGGATATTCGAGGTTGAGAG GTGTAACTCTGTACGAACTACACGCGCCTCTAATGATATTGACAACAAGAGACTTCGAAAAGAAAGCGATAACGAAAGAGAGTCTTCGGAATCGTCTTAAAGAG ATAGTACAGTATTTACAAGAATCGGCCCTAATTCTCGGGTTCGAACCAGCGCACTCATCCGAAGGTCTCATGGCGGCGGCCGCAAGAGACGCcctgaaaaaaatcaaaacatggGAGCAGATCATCGGCAAGATATCCTGA
- the LOC101739266 gene encoding SET domain-containing protein SmydA-8, translated as MVEQGSCAVCLSPAPQKCSGCQYVYYCSKEHQKQDWKQHKYQCSPVRVKEDSQFGRFLEATREIKSGDIILKEKPLISGPAQVTPPVCLGCYKLLEEGKTVKCSKCGWPFCSELCTEKPEHEPECHYTEKRGEKVNITTFGSPHPNYQCITVLRCLYQRDHNEPLWKKLQALQSHDEDRRGTDKWNNDKKMICDFIWMFFKLDGVFNEEEIMKCCGILQINGHEVPLMEPEYLAVYDRISMVEHNCRANCNKSFTSAGEIILCAGDSIKTGEHVTVCYTDPLWGTEARRHHLADSKFFECNCERCSDVTELATMYSAVKCKKKDCKGYLLPETFIVPLLHKTKKPDPETRNLDRKFWICNSCKDAVSDAIIQQLLQDIGRELSVMPKGEADACERFVNHCSGYLHPSHYYMTDVSLALAQMIGQEEDVGLAAVTDDRLLLKTQLCRKIADLLETLAPAETRLRGSLLFELHAAVAETGRRKSLTEGPMVMLGYVTESKKILTESARLLRHEPPELPEGRLSRQAKVNLVQMDELIRNLSAALPSPL; from the exons ATGGTAGAACAGGGTTCTTGTGCAGTTTGTCTATCGCCTGCGCCCCAAAAATGTTCAGGATGTCAGTACGTCTACTACTGTTCTAAAGAACATCAGAAACAAGATTGGAAGCAGCACAAATACCAGTGCTCCCCAGTACGAGTGAAAGAAGACTCGCAATTCGGGAGGTTTCTCGAGGCCACGCGAGAAATAAAATCTGGTGATATTATCTTGAAGGAGAAACCATTGATATCGGGACCTGCGCAG GTGACTCCACCAGTATGTCTCGGCTGCTACAAATTGCTGGAAGAAGGAAAGACTGTGAAATGTAGCAAGTGTGGTTGGCCGTTCTGTTCTGAGCTGTGCACTGAGAAACCAGAACACGAACCTGAATGTCATTATACGGAAAAAAGAGGAGAAAAG GTCAACATAACAACATTTGGTTCGCCACATCCGAACTATCAATGCATCACCGTCCTCCGATGCTTGTACCAGCGGGACCACAATGAGCCGTTGTGGAAGAAGCTCCAAGCGTTACAGTCTCACGACGAGGACAGGAGGGGCACAGACAAGTGGAATAACGATAAAAAGATGATCTGCGATTTCATATGGATGTTCTTCAAACTTGACGGCGTCTTCAACGAGGAAGAAATAATGAAATGCTGTGGGATTTTGCAG ATCAACGGGCATGAAGTACCTTTAATGGAGCCGGAGTATCTGGCAGTATACGACCGCATCTCCATGGTCGAACACAACTGTCGCGCCAACTGTAACAAAAGTTTTACGTCTGCCGGAGAAATT ATCCTGTGTGCTGGAGACAGTATCAAGACTGGCGAGCATGTAACAGTCTGCTACACAGACCCCTTGTGGGGCACGGAAGCGCGGCGCCACCACCTTGCCGACTCCAAGTTCTTCGAATGCAACTGTGAGAGATGCTCTGACGTCACCGAACTCGCGACAATGTACAGTGCTGTCAAATGTAAAAAGAA GGACTGCAAAGGCTATCTTCTACCGGAAACTTTCATCGTACCGCTCTTGCACAAGACGAAGAAACCTGATCCTGAAACTCGTAACTTAGACAGAAAGTTCTGGATTTGTAATAGCTGCAAGGACGCCGTATCGGATGCCATTATACAACAACTCCTGCAGGATATTGGACGAGAACTGAGCGTTATGCCAAAGGGTGAAGCTGATGCTTGCGAAAG ATTTGTCAACCACTGCAGCGGCTATCTGCACCCGTCTCACTATTACATGACCGATGTGAGCCTCGCCCTCGCTCAGATGATCGGCCAGGAAGAAGACGTAGGCCTGGCAGCTGTCACTGATGATAGGCTGCTGCTCAAAACCCAGCTCTGCAGAAAGATCGCAGATTTATTGGAAACTTTAGCTCCGG CGGAAACCCGGCTGCGTGGTTCGTTGTTATTTGAGCTCCACGCTGCGGTAGCCGAGACAGGTCGTAGGAAATCTCTAACTGAAGGTCCTATGGTCATGCTGGGCTATGTTACT GAATCCAAAAAGATCTTGACTGAGTCCGCAAGACTTCTTCGCCACGAACCTCCAGAGCTTCCAGAAGGTCGACTATCCCGTCAGGCCAAGGTCAACTTGGTGCAGATGGACGAACTCATCAGGAACCTGTCGGCAGCTCTGCCTTCACCGTTGTAG
- the LOC101738711 gene encoding SET domain-containing protein SmydA-8 isoform X1, whose amino-acid sequence MYKKGHKKKQKKRGKSDGRNKENILHSDKEEIEEVSTADEKKSLCYEIKYSDVMGRYIVAARDIKAGEIIIEEPALAVGPCTGCALICLGCYREIDENNINKCKNCKWPVCSGSCPGQGKYTGHSTYECETLRSIPPDYSKLEDLRDSYQALMPLRCLLLKKADPPKWQALSAMEAHNELRRARGDIWPTNEKNVVQRIKSWGLEYDPEEIHTVCGILEVNAFEVGGSGANARALYDRAYLLAHDCTPSTTHTDSERTPGRPITVRASIAHKAGDLISLCYAYTLQGTLKRREHIKHSKFFWCSCRRCADRAELGTSASAFRCPRCAGAVLPERPLQRDQPWACTRDHCHYTMPAAAVHLLLQRLTDEYDQIDANDVPGFENFLHKYRNVLLPSHYLCLSAKHSLSQLYGKVTDYMIHEMPDTELNRKIDICRDLMKVFDVIEPGYSRLRGVTLYELHAPLMILTTRDFEKKAITKESLRNRLKEIVQYLQESALILGFEPAHSSEGLMAAAARDALKKIKTWEQIIGKIS is encoded by the exons CAAAAGAAGAGGGGCAAGAGCGATGGACGAAACAAGGAGAATATCTTGCATTCTGACAAAGAAGAAATAGAAGAAGTCTCAACAGCCGATGAGAAGAAAAGCCTATGTTATGAAATCAAATACTCTGATGTTATGGGCAG GTACATTGTGGCAGCAAGAGACATTAAAGCCGGAGAAATCATCATAGAGGAACCGGCTTTAGCTGTTGGACCTTGCACGGGCTGTGCTCTCATATGCCTCGGATGCTACAGGGAAATAgacgaaaataatattaacaa ATGCAAAAACTGCAAGTGGCCAGTTTGCAGTGGTTCGTGTCCCGGACAAGGAAAATACACAGGTCATTCGACTTACGAATGCGAAACGTTGCGAAGTATACCTCCAGACTACTCTAAGCTTGAAGACTTGAGGGATTCCTACCAAGCATTGATGCCGTTAAG ATGTCTACTTTTAAAGAAGGCAGATCCGCCGAAATGGCAGGCTTTATCAGCTATGGAAGCCCACAATGAGCTCCGACGGGCGAGAGGAGATATTTGGCCGACGAACGAGAAGAATGTAGTGCAAAGGATCAAGAGCTGGGGTCTGGAATACGATCCCGAGGAAATACACACTGTCTGTGGGATTTTAGAG GTTAATGCCTTCGAAGTGGGTGGTAGCGGGGCGAACGCTCGTGCTCTTTACGATCGAGCCTATCTCTTGGCCCACGACTGCACTCCCTCCACGACACACACGGACTCCGAGAGGACTCCGGGCAGACCTATAACCGTCAGAGCTTCAATAGCTCATAAAGCCGGAGACTTGATCTCTTTGTGTTACGCTTACACGCTGCAG GGTACACTAAAACGTCGTGAGCACATAAAGCACAGCAAGTTCTTCTGGTGCTCGTGCCGGCGGTGCGCGGACCGCGCCGAGCTCGGCACCTCCGCGTCCGCCTTCCGCTGTCCGCGGTGCGCGGGCGCCGTGCTACCAGAGCGGCCCCTGCAGCGCGACCAGCCCTGGGCCTGCACCCGCGACCACTGCCACTACACCATGCCGGCCGCCGCCGTGCACTTGCTGCTGCAGAG GCTCACAGACGAATACGACCAGATTGACGCGAACGACGTTCCTGGCTTCGAGAATTTCCTCCACAAGTACAGGAACGTGTTGCTGCCCAGTCATTACCTTTGTCTCTCGGCGAAGCACTCCCTCAGTCAGCTGTACGGAAAGGTCACAGACTACATGATACACGAGATGCCCGATACTGAACTGAACAGAAAAATAGATATATGCAGAGATCTGATGAAAGTGTTTGATGTAATCGAACCCGGATATTCGAGGTTGAGAG GTGTAACTCTGTACGAACTACACGCGCCTCTAATGATATTGACAACAAGAGACTTCGAAAAGAAAGCGATAACGAAAGAGAGTCTTCGGAATCGTCTTAAAGAG ATAGTACAGTATTTACAAGAATCGGCCCTAATTCTCGGGTTCGAACCAGCGCACTCATCCGAAGGTCTCATGGCGGCGGCCGCAAGAGACGCcctgaaaaaaatcaaaacatggGAGCAGATCATCGGCAAGATATCCTGA